Part of the Spiribacter salinus M19-40 genome, CCACGTCATCGACCGTGACGTCATGCTGCAAATCAATGAACCGCTTACCGCCGTGAAGGGCAGGAAAGACCCGCAGCCGGTCAACCGGCCCCCAGGTTGCACCTGAGGCGGTCTCAGCCAGTGCTGGATCCGCCAGGGGTCGAACGGCCGGATCAAAGCCAAGCGCCTCCGCAGCCTTTGCGCCGGCATCGCGCCCACTCTGACGTGTCGCGGCCAGTCCGGCCTCGCCGGCACAGGCACCCGCGTTCCAGTGCCCAGCGGGCATGGCGGGGGGCAGGAAAATCCCGCGCCCCTCATCAAACCCGGGGCGGCCACCAAGATGGCATTGCAGATGCAGTGCCGGCTGCCACCCGCCGGCAACTGCAATGGCATCACAGGCAATGCGCTCTGTGCGCGCTGCATCAACCCGTGACCCGGAAAGCCGCGCAATTCTAAGACCACGGACCTGCTGGCCACCGTCAGCCCGGGTCGCGACAGCGCCGGTCATGTGCCGAATACCCGCCTGGGCCAGTGGGTCCGACTGGTCCAGGGCCTCTGCTGGCCGGGAGTCCACGAGCGCCACCACGTTAACGCCAGCGCGCTGCAGCTGCATTGCCGTCTCGACGCCCTCGTCATCGCCACCGACAACAACGACACGGCGGCCAACCGCAACACCAAACCGATGGGCATAACCGCGCGCGGCAGCGGCCAGCATGACGCCAGGGCGATCATTTCCGGCAAATGCCAGGGGCTGCTCCAGCGCGCCGGTCGCAAAAACGATCTGCTCGGCCTTGATTGTCCAGTAGCGCTGGCGGGCGCTGCCGTTGATGGAGGCTGGCGCCAGCGTCTCTACCAGCCCAACAATGCGATGGTCGTAAAGCCCGAACGCCACGGTTTGGCGTAAGACGGTGACACGGTCTGCCGCATCCAGCTCTTCCTCAGCGGAGGTCACCCAGGCGTCGGCCGTTTGCTCACCAACCGTGGCAGGCTCCATGGCCAGGCGCCCCCCCAGCCAGGGCCGCTCCTCGACGAGCATCACCCGCGCCCCGCTGCGCGCAGCCGTCCGGGCCGCCTCAATACCCGCGGCACCCGCGCCCACTACCAGCACATCGCAATGCGCTTCAGCTCGCACATAGGTGTCCGGATCGGGTTGGGTGCTCACGTGGCCCAAGCCCGCGGCGCGGCGGATAACCCGCTCGTAGACCGGTTCCCACCAACTGGCCGGGCGCATGAAGGTCTTGTAGTAAAAACCCGCCACAAACAGAGGCGCAGCGAGGCCGTTGATGCTCATCAAATCGAATCGTGGCGATGGCCAGCAGTTCTGTGAGCGCGCCTCGAGCGCATCGTGCAAGGCCACTGTTGGCGCTTTGAGGTTGGGATCCTGACGTGCACCCTCACCGATCGTGACCAGGCCGCCGGGCTCCTCACTGCCGATGGTGTAAATACCGCGGGGTCGGTGGTACTTGAAGCTCCGGGCGATAACGCGCTCGCCATTGGCTAGCAGCGCCGAGGCGAGCGTATCGCCCTGATAGCCCGTGTGCGGCCGTTTGTTCCAGGTGTAGGCAACAGGTGCCTCTCGGTCGATGCCGAGTCCGCCCTCCGCCAGACGATAAGGGCCCGCGGTCATTGGCTGGCCTCCGCACGAAGCTCCTTCACCCGCTCTTGGGCGCTACAGACCCGCCTCACCTCGTGGCTCATCGTATTTCGCGTCACACAGATCCACGCCCGGCACCCATGCACGTGCTGCCAGTACTCCTGATGCCAGCCGCGCGGATTGTCACGAAGAAAGACATACGCCGACCAGCAGGTTTGATCGGTATTTGACTCATCGGGCCGAAGTCGCATGGCATCTCCGCCATAGCTGAATTCGTGCTCATCGCGTTCACCGCAGAAAGGACAATGAATTCGCATCGCTCGCTCCTAATGCGCCCAGGGACTGGGGCCCATGCCCTTCTCATCCAGCTGATCCCCCAGCCCAAAGCGCTCGAGGGTGAAATCTCGGGTCAATGGGTGTGACTCGCCTTCGGCAAGCAAATGCGCAAAGCACCAGCCCGAGGCTGGCGTTGCCTTGAAACCGCCGTAGCACCAGCCCCCATTCAGGTAGAGCCCCTCCACCGGGGTTGGCGCGATGATCGGACTGCCATCCATGGTCATGTCCATGACGCCACCCCAGTGACGCAGCAGGCGCACCCGTGACAGCCAGGGCATAAGCGCAACCCCGCTGGTCAGCACATCCTCGAGCAACGGCAAGTTGCCGCGCTGCGCATAGGAGTTATAGCCATCGAGGTCCCCGCCAAACACCAGTCCGCCCTTGTCGGACTGGCTGATGTAGAAGTGTCCTGCACCAAAACCCACCACATGATCCAGGCAAGGCTTGACCGACTCGCTGACGAAGGCTTGCAGGACATGGCTCTCGATAGGCAGTCGAAGGCCCGCCATACCCGCCAGTCGCCCCGTGTTACCGGCCACGGCCAAGCCCACACGCCCGGCGCCAATCTGCCCGCGGCTCGTCTCAACGCCGGTCACGCGCTCACCCTCGAAGGTATAACCGGTCACCTCACAATTCTGAATGATATCAACGCCGTAGGCGTCTGCCGCTCGCGCGTATCCCCAGGCGACAGCATCGTGTCGGGCGGTACCAGCACGGCCCTGGTAGAGCGCGCCGTAAATCGGGAACCGGGCTTCATCGCGAAAATCGAGGTGGGGTAGGGCTTCCTGAACCACCTGACGATCGACCAGTTCGGCATCGATGCCATGGGCCCGCATGATATTACCGCGCCGTCGCGCAGCATCCATCTGCGCGTCGCTGTGCGCCAGATTGAACTGCCCGCGCTGAGATAGCATCACGTTGAAGTTGAGATCCTGAGAGAGGCTCTCCCAGAGCTTCATGCCCCATTCGTAAAAGTCGGTGTTATCACCGAGCATGTAATTCGAGCGAACAATCGTGGTGTTTCGGCCGGTATTACCGCCGCCCAGCCAGCCTTTCTCCAGCACAGCGATACGCCCGACATTGTGATCGCGGGCCAGGTAATAGGCGGTCGCAAGCCCATGGCCGCCACCGCCGATAATAATGACATCGTAATGGCGCTGGGGCTCTGCATCGCGCCACGCCGGCTGCCAGCCGCGATGGCCACGCAGAGCCTGACGGGCGAGATTCCATAACGAGTAGCGCATCCGGGCCGTGCCCCCGACATTGCTCATCTTGAGTGGGTTCAGATTACCCCTGTGCCGCCTTCCGACGGGCAACCATCAGTATTTGCAGCAGGCACTATCAGTATTGTTTATTGCGAAATTCCTGACGAGCCCATCAACTCCACGGAAACGGGCTATTCGAGGTTGGATGTAAATCACCCGAGTCATATCGGCCAAAGCGAAATGGCGCCAGCAGGGCCTGAGCACGACCCATGATTTCCTGGGCCACGAGCGCTCCAACGCCGATCATTTTGTAGCCATGATTAGAATCTGCGATTACATAACAATTGTCGTGCACCACATCGAAGACTGGGAAATTATCGGGCGTGAAGCAGCCGATACCGCCGGATGGCTCACGACGAAACTGATTCAGCGTGCCTCGAAAGCGTGTTTGGCAAAACCCGAGCGCTGATGTCCACATGTGCGCGAATGACTCGCCGACGATGAAATCCGGGGAGGCCGGACCATACGGATCGACCGCCACCTCAGCCGCTGGGCGATCGATAGGAAATGGCGATGCACCGCCTTGTATACCGCCAAAGTTGAAATCAGGCTTGTAATAGATCCCCCACATGGAATCTGTAATTAATGAGCCATCTTCAGCGGAATACAATGGCTCGTCCGAGTCAACATGAACAACAGGCGGCATTTCACCGCTAGAGGTCCTCTGAACCCCCGGATCCAGCCCGAGTGTTCCCTCCTGTAAGCTCCAGAAAGTCCACATCGGCACATCCGGATGCTCTACGCCCTCAGTGTCTCGGACTGTTATCTTCTGCGGCAAGTCCAGCATCGTCCAGAATCTCTCGATCCAGGGACCTACTGCCAAGACGACATAATCTGTCTCAATATCACCGACATCCGTATGCACCGCCGTTAGAGCACCCGATTCGTCCCTCCGAAATCCCGCTACTGAAACCCCGGTGATGATTTGCACACCTTCCGCCTCAGCCTTATCCGCAAGTCCACGGATAGATGCCCCATTGTGCGCATATCCTCCTCGCTTTTCGTGCAGCACCGACGTCGTACCTGGCGCTTGCCAGTCGTCAAACAGCTCACGCATGTAGGCATGGGAAGCGCGCTCGCCTTCGATAAACACCGATTCGTAACCGATAGACGCCTGCTGCTCCGCGATACTCGCGACATCCTCACGCATCACCTCCGGGCTGATTTGTAAATAGCCGACTGGGTGGTAATGGAAGGCCGCTGGATCGCTTTCCCAAACCTCGACACTGTGGGCCATCAGTTCTCGCATCGCGGGCTGGTAATAATTATTGCGAACGACGCCGCACGCGATCCCGGATGCACCCGCGGCAATGCTTGTCTTATCCAGCACCACAATATCCCCACCGCTCCCCTGGCCGCTGGCACGGAACTCACGCGCTAGATGCCAAGCGGTACTAAGGCCGTGGATACCGGCACCAATGATTACAACGCGTGCGTTTTCGGGCAGTTTCATGCTGAGCTCCTACCAATTAGCGATTAAGCCGAACGGCGATGTTGCGCGTCCGCAAATGATTATCGAGCGCCTCCAATCCTTTCTCACGGCCATAGCCGGACAATCCTGTCCCGCCAAAGGGCGTTTCCACCCCTCCCGCGAACCACTCATTAACGAAAACCTGCCCGGCATCCAGTTGCCGCGCTGTATCGAGTGTTCGATCGAGATCTCGACCAAACACGCCTGCGACCAGTCCGTAATCGGTGTCGTTGGCCATCGCAACCGCCTCATCAGTCGTCCGGAAACGCAGCAACGACAAAGCGGGTCCAAAAATCTCTTCCTTAGCAATCGCCATTGACGCGCGGACATCCGTGAAGACTGTAGGTTGCATAAAGTGACCCGCTCGATCGATCCGCTGACCGCCCGTTATGGCTGTTGCCCCATCGCGAAGCCCGCTGCTGCAGAGTTGCTCGACACGATCCAGCTGATCTGCAGAGATAAGAGGCGTCAGGTCAGGGTCTTCCAGTCCATGACCAATGCGCAGCGCTTCCGCACGCTGACGAATTGCGTGGGCCAGTTCGTCGTGCAGTGAATCATGCACAAGCAGACGCGACATCGCTGAGCAAACTTGCCCGGCGTTAAAAAAAACACCGCTCTCCACGCTCGCGACTACCGTATCGATGTCCGCATCTGCATGGACAATGCCGGCTGATTTTCCGCCCAGTTCCATGACGCTTGGCACAATTCGCTCAGCGGCCGCATGCAGAATGGCGCGGCCAGTCGGTACTGAGCCGGTAAACACGATATGCCGGACCATCGGATGACGGATCAGGGCTTCGCCCGTCTCGCGTCCGTAGCCACTGACAAGATTGATTGCGCCCGCCGGCAAATCGGCGTTAGCCAATGCCTCCACAAGAACAGTGAGTCCCAACGGGGCCAGCTCAGGGGATTTGATGACGATGCAATTGCCGGCGGCAAGCCCCGCAGCAAGGGAACGCGCAGCAAGGCCAACCGGGAAATTCCAGGGCACGACATGAGCCGATACACCATGAGGTTCCCGAACAGTCCAATCAAAATAGTTCTCGCCAAGCGGAATAGAGCGGCCTTCCAGCTTATCGGCCATGCCGCCGTAATATTCAAAATAGCGTGCCGCCTCTTCGAACTCGCCACGCGCATCGCTAAGGGGTTTACCTGACTCGCGGCACAAAATTTCGGCACCCTGCTCTGTTACCTCACGGATGGCTCCGGCCATCCGCAGCATTAATGAGAGCCGATAGGCCGGACGCGGTCCCGTCAGCGCACCGCTTCTATGACAGGCATCTGCGGCCATAACGGCCTCGTCAACTGTCTCGCCATCAGCGAGAACAACCTCACCTATCGCTTCACCCGTACCAGGATCTTCCACTTCTATCCGTGCACCAGCGTCCGACCATCTGCCGCCGATAAAGTGGCGAGCAATCATCCCGCGAGTACCTCCGGCGGCTCATCACCGGGCGCCAAGCGACGAGCTACCCAGCGATGAAAATGATGCGTCGGGCCATCCATCACGGGTGAAAACACACCACCTTGATAAGCCGGCGAGTGGCGCCCTCGCTGCATACCCTCAACCATAGAGATGTCTTCGCTGAAGACGTTTTCCCAAGACGCCAAGGTCTTCTCTCGAGCCTCCGCGTAGGCAGAGTCCGTTGCCCCATCACCAACGAACAGAAGCCTCACGTGTTCACGTGTGTGCGCCTCGGAAATGGGCTCGAGGAGAACCGCAAAAAAGTGGTCGGCCTGAAGTCCAATGAGCAGGTTCGGGTAAAGCGCCAGGTATTCCGCTTCTCGCTGGAGCGCCTGCGGCCAAGACTCCAGCCGAGGCAGGCGTGTGCCGGCTACCTCAGCGAGGTTATAGACTCTTGTGCCCTGCCCTGCGAATGACGCGCCGTCGTCATCAAAGACCTCATAATGGTCCTCAAGCCGGGAAAAGCTATTGAGATCAGGATGCACGAAAGGCAAATGATAGGACTCGCAATAATTCTCAACCGCAAGCTTCCAGTTCGAGGCGACATCGAGTGTGGTCTGAGTATCCCCCGCGCCAGACCTCAGCTCGTCAGGCCCTGAACCACCCCAATACTTATGCCAACGTGCCATGACAGGAGCGATAAAATCCTCGAACGGACCGGCATCTCCAGAAAGATTGACGAAGACAACGTCACACCAGACAGCACTGGGTACCGACCGTAAGGCGTTAGCTGCGCGATCAAATCCCTCGCTCTCATGCACGTTGACCCCGCCGATATGCGGCGTACCCAACAAAGCGCCATCAAAACCGTAGTTCCACGAGTGATACGGGCAACGAATGCTGGCCTTCAGCCGACAGGGTCCATCGAGCAACTGACGCCCCCGATGACTGCAAACATTGTGGTGGACATGGACCCGCCCTTTTTGATCACGGACCATCAACAGAGGCACGCCCAACCAATCCACCGGCTTAGCATCGCCAGGCTCGGGGATATCCGACGCGAAGCCAAGACCACTCCAAGTTTTTGAAAAGATTCGCTCCTTTTCGAGCGCGATAGAGCCATGCTCAACATAGAAATCATTCGGCAACCCGCGGGCCGTCGCGGTCTCTCGCAGCACGGCGAAAATCTGATCACTTAAGGCAGAATCAGACTGGGCCATGGAAACCTCCAATCACTGACGCTCGATGAACACGACGAATGTATTAAGCAAGCGGTGGCGGCCACAAAGGATTTTTAAGCATGATTGAGATGATAAAATTTCATTGCTCACCAAGAGGGAGACCAGGCGATGAGATATGGGCCCTATCCGTTACCACCGCTTAAAACACTGCCCGCCTTCGAGGCTGCTGCCCGGCTGCTTAGCTTCACCAGAGCAGCCGATGAACTCGCATTGACTCAGGGCGCGATCAGTCGGCAGATCCGCAACCTGGAGGAGCGGCTTGGCACGCAGCTATTTGAGCGCGGAGAGCGGAAACTCAAACTCACCATGGCTGGCCAGCGATACGCGGACGTGGTCGTTGATGCCCTGAACAGCATCGCGGCAGCAACAGAGGATCTGCGGGAAGAAGGCGAGGAAGGCCCGTTGACGATTGGTGCAACGAGCGCCATGGCTTCACTGTGGCTTATGCCTCGGATTAATCGCTATCGCGCGCGAGACCCCGACCTTCCCATCCGAGTTATGGCAACCGATTTTGATTTGCCCGAGGCCAGTGGCGATATCGATCTGGTGATCAGCTACTCACGCAACGCCCCACCTGAACAAGAAGCCTGCATGCTGTTCGAAGAAGCAATTTTTCCGGTCTGCTCTCCTGATTTTCTAGCGGTACACGGCAACATCGATAGCGTTGAGAAGATGCTCAACCACACTCTACTGATTCACGACGACGACCACCCTGACTGGACGGGCTGGGACGTTTGGTTTCAGCACATGGGGCACGCACGATTCAAACCAAAGCGAGCCGTGCGACTAAACTCCTACAGCATGCTTTTGCAGGCCGCGGTCGCAAACCAAGGCATCGCCTTAGGTTGGCAACATCTGGTCGATGACCTGATTGCCGCCGGCAGCCTGGTTAAGCTCGACGTCGGCGATTTCCCAACGGTCGGTGCTTTTTATTTGCGCCCTCTGAAGACCATTCATGCAGATGCCCGAACGGGTAAGCTGATGGCGTGGTTAGCTGCATCGGGGGCAAAGCTAACTGATAATGGCGGAATATAAAAAGCCACCAGGTGATTGTGTCAACAAGAAAACGCGCGGATGCTAGGCGCCATGATTGGATTGTTTAAGCTTATCCGCTTGATGTTCGGGCTCATCGACCCGACGAGCAATGCTCTATCAAACGCGCCGTTAGAGTGGAAATACCTCGCGACCAATATTCTTGCCTTCATGTGGTGCGTGAGCTTTGGCCTCTACATCGGCGAATACATCATGATCGGCTATTCGATTATTGGGCACATGGCACTAATCACGATGTGCTTCCTGACTTTCTTCCTCATGCGTCATAGCCGCCGAAACTTTGACGCCAGCCAAGAAGAGTCAGGCCGGTAAGCGCTCAGGCTTCTTGTTCAAGCCGTCTTCGACGTTGTGCCAGCTGGCGCTGGACATTCAGCCAAGTCACAGCAATCAGGATCACGGCAACGCCCATTGCTTCCGTGGGCCTGAGCAACTGACCGAGTAGCAGCACACCAAACAGTGTCGCTGTCGCCGGCTCCACCATGGCCGTCACGGCGGCAGTCGACGGCAGCACGCCCCGTAGACCCGTGAAGTAACAAAAAAACGACAGCCCCGCGCCCATCAACCCGAAAAGCAGAAACAACCACGCATCAGGCGAGGCTGGCACGCGCGCCACTTCAGCCCAATCCAGCAGCGGCGCCAAAGCAATCACCGAGGCGGTAAAGGCGACCGATAGCGCTGCCGGTGTTGAGCCATGCTGGCCTGCTGATTTAAAGGCGAAGATGAACAGGGCGTAGGACGCGGCCGAGAGCAGACCGCTGGTTACTGCAAACGCAGTCAGTCGGGGAGATGATCCCGTATAGACACCGGTCATCAGCACGATTCCAACCATGGTGGCGAGGATAACCAGCCCGCTACCGATCGTTGGCCGCTCAGTGCGCAGTAGAAAAGAGACGAGATAGACCATGACGGGCGCGGTATACATCAGGGTGATTGCGACCGCGACGCTGCCAGCGCTAATGCTCAGGAAATAATAGACCAGATTACCTGCCACACCGAACCCGGCAAGGCTCGACCAGGCGACAAGACGCCATCCGAATTCGCGTCGCACCCCACTCGCCACCCGCCAGAGCACCCAGGCCCCCATGCACAGCAGCCCGACAACCACCCGCCAGAAGGTCACGACCTGCGGCGACCAGCCCGCGTCCATGAGGATGCTGGCCAGCCCACCCGATAGCCCCCATTGGAAAGCGCCAAAGGCAACGAGCAGCACCGGCATGCACTGACCTCCACGGCTATACTGAGTGTGGCTGCGCTATCAGTGCCCGGCCTCGAGGAACGCCCCATTCCTCGGCGGTATAAAGCGGATTGTTTCGTAATAAAAAAACCGGCCTCTATTGGCCGGTCTTCTAATAGCTGGCGCGCCCGGGAGGATTCGAACCCCCAACCTCCTGATCCGTAGTCAGGTGCTCTATCCAGTTGAGCTACAGGCGCTTTGTTGAGAGCGCGGATTATGGGCAGTTTAGGGGCAAGGGTCAAGGCACACCACCAGGCCAAAGAGGTTATGATACGGGCAACATCAGAACGGGAGCCACGCCATGAATCGGATTCGTTGCATCGCCATCACACTCGCCCTGCCATTGATGGCCACAGGT contains:
- a CDS encoding sarcosine oxidase subunit delta, coding for MRIHCPFCGERDEHEFSYGGDAMRLRPDESNTDQTCWSAYVFLRDNPRGWHQEYWQHVHGCRAWICVTRNTMSHEVRRVCSAQERVKELRAEASQ
- a CDS encoding FAD-dependent oxidoreductase; translation: MTAGPYRLAEGGLGIDREAPVAYTWNKRPHTGYQGDTLASALLANGERVIARSFKYHRPRGIYTIGSEEPGGLVTIGEGARQDPNLKAPTVALHDALEARSQNCWPSPRFDLMSINGLAAPLFVAGFYYKTFMRPASWWEPVYERVIRRAAGLGHVSTQPDPDTYVRAEAHCDVLVVGAGAAGIEAARTAARSGARVMLVEERPWLGGRLAMEPATVGEQTADAWVTSAEEELDAADRVTVLRQTVAFGLYDHRIVGLVETLAPASINGSARQRYWTIKAEQIVFATGALEQPLAFAGNDRPGVMLAAAARGYAHRFGVAVGRRVVVVGGDDEGVETAMQLQRAGVNVVALVDSRPAEALDQSDPLAQAGIRHMTGAVATRADGGQQVRGLRIARLSGSRVDAARTERIACDAIAVAGGWQPALHLQCHLGGRPGFDEGRGIFLPPAMPAGHWNAGACAGEAGLAATRQSGRDAGAKAAEALGFDPAVRPLADPALAETASGATWGPVDRLRVFPALHGGKRFIDLQHDVTVDDVALAHREGYRSVEHLKRYTTLGMGTDQGKTANILGLHALGQVAGVGPGEAGTTTFRPPYVPIAIGAIAGTERGQHFRPWRRSPAEPWHRQAGADMINAGAWHRPRAYPAPGEPVSAAVKREAAHVREAAGIVDVSTLGKIALIGPDAPEVVNRLYANGMKTLPPGKARYGLMLRDDGLVLDDGTVARLEETRYLITTTTAHAAGVLSHIEYLLETAWINLRAAVASVSDHWATFAIAGPNSQAVLAALFPNTDTSDEAIPFLAVREADCLGVGCMIMRNSYSGERAYEVYAPADWGASVWSRALAVGAPHGLKPYGTEAMGVLRIEKGHVAGPELDGRVTAEDIGLGRMTARRKPCVGGALRDRPGLHDARRPRLVGLRPLDNRAPLQSGALLRALGSTGHDAVAGHISSVADSPACQSVIALGLLAGGDERHGEIVEAWDPLSESTHQVRVGPTVFYDPDGSRLHA
- a CDS encoding EamA family transporter; its protein translation is MPVLLVAFGAFQWGLSGGLASILMDAGWSPQVVTFWRVVVGLLCMGAWVLWRVASGVRREFGWRLVAWSSLAGFGVAGNLVYYFLSISAGSVAVAITLMYTAPVMVYLVSFLLRTERPTIGSGLVILATMVGIVLMTGVYTGSSPRLTAFAVTSGLLSAASYALFIFAFKSAGQHGSTPAALSVAFTASVIALAPLLDWAEVARVPASPDAWLFLLFGLMGAGLSFFCYFTGLRGVLPSTAAVTAMVEPATATLFGVLLLGQLLRPTEAMGVAVILIAVTWLNVQRQLAQRRRRLEQEA
- a CDS encoding LysR substrate-binding domain-containing protein encodes the protein MRYGPYPLPPLKTLPAFEAAARLLSFTRAADELALTQGAISRQIRNLEERLGTQLFERGERKLKLTMAGQRYADVVVDALNSIAAATEDLREEGEEGPLTIGATSAMASLWLMPRINRYRARDPDLPIRVMATDFDLPEASGDIDLVISYSRNAPPEQEACMLFEEAIFPVCSPDFLAVHGNIDSVEKMLNHTLLIHDDDHPDWTGWDVWFQHMGHARFKPKRAVRLNSYSMLLQAAVANQGIALGWQHLVDDLIAAGSLVKLDVGDFPTVGAFYLRPLKTIHADARTGKLMAWLAASGAKLTDNGGI
- a CDS encoding aldehyde dehydrogenase family protein; protein product: MIARHFIGGRWSDAGARIEVEDPGTGEAIGEVVLADGETVDEAVMAADACHRSGALTGPRPAYRLSLMLRMAGAIREVTEQGAEILCRESGKPLSDARGEFEEAARYFEYYGGMADKLEGRSIPLGENYFDWTVREPHGVSAHVVPWNFPVGLAARSLAAGLAAGNCIVIKSPELAPLGLTVLVEALANADLPAGAINLVSGYGRETGEALIRHPMVRHIVFTGSVPTGRAILHAAAERIVPSVMELGGKSAGIVHADADIDTVVASVESGVFFNAGQVCSAMSRLLVHDSLHDELAHAIRQRAEALRIGHGLEDPDLTPLISADQLDRVEQLCSSGLRDGATAITGGQRIDRAGHFMQPTVFTDVRASMAIAKEEIFGPALSLLRFRTTDEAVAMANDTDYGLVAGVFGRDLDRTLDTARQLDAGQVFVNEWFAGGVETPFGGTGLSGYGREKGLEALDNHLRTRNIAVRLNR
- a CDS encoding NAD(P)/FAD-dependent oxidoreductase, with protein sequence MKLPENARVVIIGAGIHGLSTAWHLAREFRASGQGSGGDIVVLDKTSIAAGASGIACGVVRNNYYQPAMRELMAHSVEVWESDPAAFHYHPVGYLQISPEVMREDVASIAEQQASIGYESVFIEGERASHAYMRELFDDWQAPGTTSVLHEKRGGYAHNGASIRGLADKAEAEGVQIITGVSVAGFRRDESGALTAVHTDVGDIETDYVVLAVGPWIERFWTMLDLPQKITVRDTEGVEHPDVPMWTFWSLQEGTLGLDPGVQRTSSGEMPPVVHVDSDEPLYSAEDGSLITDSMWGIYYKPDFNFGGIQGGASPFPIDRPAAEVAVDPYGPASPDFIVGESFAHMWTSALGFCQTRFRGTLNQFRREPSGGIGCFTPDNFPVFDVVHDNCYVIADSNHGYKMIGVGALVAQEIMGRAQALLAPFRFGRYDSGDLHPTSNSPFPWS
- a CDS encoding aromatic ring-hydroxylating oxygenase subunit alpha, producing MAQSDSALSDQIFAVLRETATARGLPNDFYVEHGSIALEKERIFSKTWSGLGFASDIPEPGDAKPVDWLGVPLLMVRDQKGRVHVHHNVCSHRGRQLLDGPCRLKASIRCPYHSWNYGFDGALLGTPHIGGVNVHESEGFDRAANALRSVPSAVWCDVVFVNLSGDAGPFEDFIAPVMARWHKYWGGSGPDELRSGAGDTQTTLDVASNWKLAVENYCESYHLPFVHPDLNSFSRLEDHYEVFDDDGASFAGQGTRVYNLAEVAGTRLPRLESWPQALQREAEYLALYPNLLIGLQADHFFAVLLEPISEAHTREHVRLLFVGDGATDSAYAEAREKTLASWENVFSEDISMVEGMQRGRHSPAYQGGVFSPVMDGPTHHFHRWVARRLAPGDEPPEVLAG
- a CDS encoding sarcosine oxidase subunit beta family protein, which encodes MSNVGGTARMRYSLWNLARQALRGHRGWQPAWRDAEPQRHYDVIIIGGGGHGLATAYYLARDHNVGRIAVLEKGWLGGGNTGRNTTIVRSNYMLGDNTDFYEWGMKLWESLSQDLNFNVMLSQRGQFNLAHSDAQMDAARRRGNIMRAHGIDAELVDRQVVQEALPHLDFRDEARFPIYGALYQGRAGTARHDAVAWGYARAADAYGVDIIQNCEVTGYTFEGERVTGVETSRGQIGAGRVGLAVAGNTGRLAGMAGLRLPIESHVLQAFVSESVKPCLDHVVGFGAGHFYISQSDKGGLVFGGDLDGYNSYAQRGNLPLLEDVLTSGVALMPWLSRVRLLRHWGGVMDMTMDGSPIIAPTPVEGLYLNGGWCYGGFKATPASGWCFAHLLAEGESHPLTRDFTLERFGLGDQLDEKGMGPSPWAH